Sequence from the Clostridium butyricum genome:
TGTTCCTCCATCTGCTAGTTCAAATTTACCTGGGTGTCCCTCTTTCAAGGCACCTGTAAAAGCTCCTTTTTCATATCCAAATAATTCACTTTCAACAAGTTCACTAGGTATTGAAGCACAGTTTACTGCAACAAATGGACCTTTTGCCCGATTGCTGTAATTATGTATTGATTGTGAAATTAATTCTTTACCCGTACCACTTTCTCCTTGAATTAATATATTACAATCACTTTTTGCAGCCTTTTTAGAAAAACCTATCATGTTTTTCATTTCTAGATTATTAGTTATTATATCTTTAAATTCATATTGAGCTTTATATCCTGCAAATTTATTTACAAGTTTATGTACAACTTCCACCTCTGTAAAAGTTATTACCATACCACTATTTTTCTCATTTTTATTTAATGGAAGTATATCTATAACACATTTTATTATGTCATTATTTATAGAAAAATCCCACTCCAAATTATGCAAAAACTTGTTTTCACTTTCAATGATCTTATGAAAATCAATGCCACTTAAAACCTGATTAATATCCATATTCATTGCTTCTTCTAACGATATATTTAGAATTTTTAGTGCTTGTTCATTTATTCTTTTTATCTTCATCTGTTCATTCATAACTATCATACCTTCTGATATAGACTCGAAAGTTATATTAAGTAATTTATATGAAGTGGCCAATTTCATTTGTTTCTGTATTGATTGAGCAGCTGCTGTTACTATACCCAAAGTATGAGAATGAGCATTGTAATAGTTACCTGACATATTTATGCATCCGATTAAATTATCATCTTCATCATATATTGGTGCTGCGGAGCATGTCCAAGAATGTTGATTTTCCCCATAATGCTCTGCTCCAATGGTTTGAACTGGCTTGTTAAGATATAAAGCTGTTCCTATAGCATTAGTTCCAACTACTTTTTCTGACCACAGTTCACCTTTTAGAAAATTTAATTCTTCAACTTTCTCCATTATATCTTTATCACCTATTACATCGATTATATATCCATCCTTATCAGCTAAAAACAAGGCAAATCCTGACCCATGAACCAAACTATAAATACTTTCTATAACTGGTCT
This genomic interval carries:
- a CDS encoding sigma-54-dependent Fis family transcriptional regulator, with the translated sequence MKDYIEFITEAWRKFISCGKVDSKVRSEIADSWIRCRKYGVDPHNGRGNVKYTNIDELINKNSELISVARPVIESIYSLVHGSGFALFLADKDGYIIDVIGDKDIMEKVEELNFLKGELWSEKVVGTNAIGTALYLNKPVQTIGAEHYGENQHSWTCSAAPIYDEDDNLIGCINMSGNYYNAHSHTLGIVTAAAQSIQKQMKLATSYKLLNITFESISEGMIVMNEQMKIKRINEQALKILNISLEEAMNMDINQVLSGIDFHKIIESENKFLHNLEWDFSINNDIIKCVIDILPLNKNEKNSGMVITFTEVEVVHKLVNKFAGYKAQYEFKDIITNNLEMKNMIGFSKKAAKSDCNILIQGESGTGKELISQSIHNYSNRAKGPFVAVNCASIPSELVESELFGYEKGAFTGALKEGHPGKFELADGGTIFLDEIGELPLDIQSKLLRVLDNGKIIRVGGTYEKQLNVRVIGATNRILKNEISKQNFREDLYYRLSVMEIKTIPLRKRKEDIDLLVNEFIQKLNIKNRNKFIKAKQSYIDELKKHDWHGNIRELKNVVERDYYLSEDEIMNIDINNLDYKNTLQVLNQESLNQEEIKKIVPLDLVEENAIRDAIRKCNGNLQLTAKLLSIGRATLYRKIKKYNIDVSK